A region from the Desulfitobacterium dehalogenans ATCC 51507 genome encodes:
- a CDS encoding GNAT family acetyltransferase, which yields MIYRNAVLSDIPAIAELQKKYHIATISEKDKPDGFVTTLFTEEQFKELIEKENGITVAFDNKKIVAYAMAASWEYWAKWPLFQHMIKDLKNTEYKGNILSTINSYQYGPICIDKDYRGTEVLLKVFDFSRRQMSQKYPILITFINQINPRSYYAHTKKLGLDVIKKFEFNNNTYYELGCETSF from the coding sequence ATGATTTATCGAAACGCTGTTCTTAGTGACATACCTGCTATTGCAGAATTACAGAAAAAATATCATATTGCCACCATTAGTGAAAAGGACAAGCCGGATGGCTTCGTCACCACCTTATTTACAGAAGAGCAGTTTAAAGAATTAATTGAAAAAGAAAATGGAATTACAGTCGCCTTTGACAACAAGAAAATCGTGGCTTATGCCATGGCTGCCTCCTGGGAGTATTGGGCTAAATGGCCTCTTTTTCAACATATGATTAAGGATTTGAAGAATACGGAATATAAAGGGAATATCCTTTCGACAATAAACTCTTATCAGTATGGGCCGATTTGTATTGACAAAGATTACAGGGGTACGGAAGTGCTCCTGAAGGTTTTTGATTTTTCCAGACGGCAAATGAGTCAAAAATATCCGATCCTGATCACCTTTATTAATCAGATCAATCCTAGGTCATATTATGCTCATACTAAAAAACTTGGTCTTGACGTCATTAAAAAGTTTGAGTTTAACAATAATACATACTATGAACTGGGTTGTGAAACTTCCTTTTAG
- a CDS encoding MraY family glycosyltransferase: MEFIVPFLFVFMIVFMSIPLLEKLAVKWNFIDKPTERKKHKRPVPLLGGVGIFLGFMSGYLVFVRPINKQSMAIMIASALVLLIGLLDDWYKTLGKEFPALPRLLVHIIAAWIVFSSGIVFYGFTNPLTHNYIVLPYIVQLILSIMWIVGVTTVINWSDGIDGLAGILSAIAGATLYVAALAKGQGDSALLSALLVGAALGFLRYNKHPARIFMGDSGANFLGFILAIVALSGAFKQATLVSLSIPILALGVPIFDNLIVVFKRFSRGESIYKADATQIHHRLISSGLNPKQTVAFISLMSVCFSLLSIIILLLDI; this comes from the coding sequence ATGGAGTTCATAGTACCCTTTCTTTTCGTATTTATGATTGTTTTCATGAGCATACCTTTATTGGAAAAGCTTGCGGTGAAGTGGAACTTTATTGATAAACCTACGGAAAGAAAAAAACATAAACGCCCCGTTCCTTTACTGGGCGGAGTAGGGATTTTTTTAGGCTTTATGAGTGGTTACTTAGTTTTCGTAAGACCGATAAATAAGCAATCCATGGCCATCATGATCGCTTCTGCTCTCGTCTTATTGATTGGACTGCTTGACGACTGGTATAAAACTCTTGGCAAGGAGTTTCCGGCGTTACCCAGACTCTTGGTTCATATCATTGCGGCCTGGATTGTGTTTTCTTCCGGGATCGTTTTCTACGGCTTTACGAACCCCTTGACACATAACTACATTGTATTGCCTTATATAGTTCAGCTTATCTTAAGTATCATGTGGATTGTAGGGGTTACTACGGTGATCAATTGGTCAGATGGCATTGACGGTCTGGCGGGAATTTTATCTGCTATTGCAGGTGCCACGCTTTACGTGGCCGCCTTGGCAAAGGGACAAGGGGATTCGGCATTGCTTTCGGCATTGCTGGTCGGAGCAGCCTTGGGATTCCTAAGATATAATAAACACCCCGCGAGGATCTTTATGGGGGATTCGGGTGCCAATTTTCTCGGGTTCATTCTTGCCATTGTCGCTTTAAGCGGCGCTTTTAAACAGGCTACCCTAGTCTCCTTGAGTATTCCCATACTTGCTCTCGGAGTCCCGATTTTTGATAATCTTATCGTGGTCTTTAAGAGATTTTCTCGTGGGGAATCCATCTACAAGGCGGATGCAACGCAAATCCATCATCGCTTGATTTCTTCCGGTCTCAACCCCAAACAAACAGTAGCCTTTATCAGTTTGATGAGTGTATGCTTCAGTTTGTTATCTATTATTATTCTGCTGTTAGATATTTAA
- a CDS encoding DMT family transporter produces MNRSYIKYIASLLLFGFNGIVASHISLSSYEIVFTRTLIGSLFLALVFGFSKQKMGFLGNKSHLLYLSLSGVAMGASWMFLYEAYTQIGVSIATLAYYCGPVIVMVLSPLLFKERMTSAKLLGFLAVLVGMLFVSGQAMTEEKTLFGLMCGLLSAVMYAIMVIFNKKAVSITGLENSMLQLMASFATVFLFLCLKQGLAVHIAAEDWIPILILGIVNTGIGCYFYFSSIGNLPVQTVAICGYLEPLSALLFSAALLGERLSLVQILGALLILGGAAFGELYRRRIPPNSSLTT; encoded by the coding sequence ATGAATAGGTCGTATATCAAATACATAGCATCCTTGCTTTTGTTCGGCTTCAACGGAATTGTGGCCAGTCATATTTCTTTAAGCAGTTATGAAATTGTATTTACAAGAACACTTATAGGAAGCTTGTTTCTAGCTCTTGTCTTTGGTTTTTCCAAACAGAAGATGGGGTTTTTAGGTAATAAATCCCATCTTCTCTATCTGAGCCTATCCGGGGTAGCCATGGGCGCCAGCTGGATGTTCCTTTATGAAGCGTATACCCAAATCGGTGTGAGCATTGCCACCCTTGCCTATTATTGCGGCCCTGTGATTGTCATGGTCCTTTCCCCTCTTCTTTTCAAGGAAAGGATGACAAGTGCTAAGCTTTTAGGCTTTCTTGCCGTGCTGGTAGGTATGCTCTTTGTTTCCGGCCAAGCGATGACTGAGGAGAAGACCCTTTTCGGATTGATGTGCGGGCTATTATCCGCAGTGATGTATGCGATTATGGTGATCTTCAATAAAAAGGCGGTCAGTATAACCGGACTTGAAAACTCTATGTTGCAGCTGATGGCAAGCTTTGCCACCGTCTTCCTCTTCCTTTGCCTGAAGCAGGGCCTTGCCGTCCATATTGCGGCGGAAGATTGGATTCCTATTCTGATCTTGGGCATTGTCAATACCGGTATCGGCTGTTATTTCTATTTTTCCTCCATCGGCAATTTGCCGGTGCAGACCGTAGCTATTTGCGGTTATCTGGAGCCTCTTTCCGCCTTGCTTTTTTCGGCCGCTCTCCTTGGGGAAAGATTAAGCTTAGTCCAAATCCTTGGCGCTCTTCTGATATTAGGCGGCGCTGCTTTCGGGGAATTATATCGTCGAAGAATCCCACCAAACTCTTCTCTTACCACGTAA
- a CDS encoding alkyl sulfatase dimerization domain-containing protein, whose protein sequence is MGGEETVLTAIRQALDSQDYQWGIVLADLLIATDPSHKQAKKYKAQGLMSLGHMETSANGRHYYLACAKELLAELKG, encoded by the coding sequence ATGGGAGGAGAAGAGACTGTTCTAACCGCCATCCGCCAGGCCTTGGATAGCCAGGATTATCAATGGGGTATCGTCCTTGCTGATCTATTGATTGCTACGGACCCTTCCCATAAACAAGCTAAGAAATACAAAGCCCAGGGACTCATGAGCCTCGGTCATATGGAGACCAGCGCCAATGGCCGCCACTATTACCTTGCCTGTGCCAAGGAGTTGCTGGCTGAATTGAAAGGTTAA
- a CDS encoding MBL fold metallo-hydrolase: MAYSQSNAGFIIAENSVILIDTLDSDERAKTLKSLIARYTDKPVKTIIYTHGHPDHRGGAGAFMDSDPEIIAFAPYKPVLGRMNALQDVLNQRGTRQFGYQLSDEEIITQGLGIREGKVQGEGQYAMVPPTTVYQEEQVKKPLH; the protein is encoded by the coding sequence ATAGCCTATTCCCAGAGCAATGCAGGCTTTATTATCGCCGAAAATTCAGTCATTCTGATCGACACCCTGGACAGCGATGAACGGGCCAAAACCCTCAAATCTCTTATCGCCCGGTATACCGACAAACCGGTTAAGACCATCATCTACACCCACGGTCATCCGGATCACCGTGGGGGGGCCGGCGCCTTCATGGACAGCGATCCGGAAATCATTGCTTTTGCTCCTTACAAACCTGTCCTGGGACGAATGAATGCCCTCCAAGATGTGCTCAATCAGCGCGGTACCCGACAGTTCGGCTACCAACTCAGCGACGAGGAGATCATTACCCAAGGCCTCGGGATTCGGGAAGGCAAGGTTCAAGGGGAGGGGCAATACGCTATGGTGCCGCCGACCACAGTGTATCAAGAGGAACAAGTCAAAAAACCATTGCACTGA
- a CDS encoding YopX family protein, whose translation MKLLKFRVWNKVSKKMHNPQAISFDIQSCNPFAVSIPTKSWDPVEKYELLQWTGLRDEDGTDVYEADLVLIDYEIYKVHWNESQAAFELISLKGSPAKDADILPTGKVIGNMYETENL comes from the coding sequence TTGAAATTACTGAAATTTCGCGTATGGAATAAAGTGTCCAAGAAAATGCATAATCCCCAAGCCATTAGTTTTGATATCCAAAGCTGCAATCCCTTTGCCGTAAGCATACCCACGAAGTCCTGGGATCCTGTTGAGAAATATGAGTTGCTGCAATGGACCGGTTTAAGGGATGAGGATGGCACGGATGTCTATGAAGCGGATTTGGTTCTCATCGACTATGAGATTTACAAAGTTCACTGGAATGAATCCCAGGCGGCCTTTGAGCTTATATCTCTAAAAGGTTCCCCAGCGAAGGATGCCGACATCCTCCCGACGGGCAAAGTCATCGGAAATATGTATGAAACGGAGAATCTTTAA